The Sphingosinicellaceae bacterium genome includes the window AGCTGCCGGTGCGGACCAGCGACGCCCACGGCTCGGCGCGCATCCAGTCGATCGACACCGTCGCCTGCCTCGCGGCAATGGCGTCCGGCGAGGTCGCGGTAATGCCGGGCTTTCAGGGCGTCGACGACCACAGCCGCGTGGCTACGCTCGGCCGCGGCGGCTCCGACACGTCCGCGGTGGCGCTTGCGGCCGCGCTGAAGGCCGACCGCTGCGACATCTACACGGACGTCGATGGGGTCTATACCACCGACCCGAGGATCGTGCCGCGAGCCCGCAAGCTCGAGCGCATTACCTACGAGGAGATGCTCGAACTCGCGTCGGTTGGGGCGAAAGTCCTCCAGACGCGTTCGGTCGAGCTGGCGATGAAGGAAAAAGTCCGGGTCCGGGTATTGTCGAGTTTCGGCGACGGACCGGGGACGCTGGTCGTTGGGGAAGATGAGATCGTGGAACAGGAACTGATCGCCGGCGTCGCCTACAACCGCAACGAGGCCAAGGTCACGGTCATCGGCGTGCCCGACCGGCCCGGCGTCGTCGCGGCGATCTTCGGGCCGCTCGCCGAGGCCAGCGTCAACGTCGACATGATCGTCCAGAACATCGCTCATTCGACCGGCCGCACCGACGTCACCTTCA containing:
- a CDS encoding aspartate kinase; protein product: MARIVMKFGGTSMAGIERIRSVAARVKAQVELGDEVAVVVSAMAGETDRLVGFCREASPLADPREYDVVVASGEQVTAGLLAIALQSLGLRARSWLGWQLPVRTSDAHGSARIQSIDTVACLAAMASGEVAVMPGFQGVDDHSRVATLGRGGSDTSAVALAAALKADRCDIYTDVDGVYTTDPRIVPRARKLERITYEEMLELASVGAKVLQTRSVELAMKEKVRVRVLSSFGDGPGTLVVGEDEIVEQELIAGVAYNRNEAKVTVIGVPDRPGVVAAIFGPLAEASVNVDMIVQNIAHSTGRTDVTFTVPRTELVLSLDVLERVRQVIGYEQVLSDDAVAKISVVGVGMRSHAGVAVTMFKALADRGINIQAITTSEIKVSVLIAEEYTELAVRVLHTAYGLDAAA